The Rhopalosiphum maidis isolate BTI-1 chromosome 4, ASM367621v3, whole genome shotgun sequence region TAATAACAAAACTGGTTTTAACTAGTTTAAAGCtttgataaattgtttaaaagtggacattaataatttttcttttactattaatatatttttattttatatcatttttaagatttacaagaataattaattataattaagttcattaaataaataaccttatttaaaaatataattagtttgcTTAATTTAACATTCAATTACTAGGATCTTGAAAttctgattttatattttgctgagatatataaacagttttatttgGTGGAgtctgaaaacaaaaataatttaaaaatatgataacttggtaatttataatagagtAATCAAACAATTTACTTGTGCAATAACAGGTCGTTGAGACATGAGAACATATTTTTGAGGATTTCCTGTGTTACTTGTAGTTGCTACAACAGGTCGACCAACAACTGTTCTAGACtgtgtatctatattaatttaatgttaataattataaaacaaatatttatattttattaaacctatttatttacttgtttGTGTTACAGTTTGGTTGCTTGTACTTTGGGTAGTAGTTGTTATACGGGCTTTGCATACAGCAGCATGCAACTGTACACCAACCGATCCAAATTCTTTTTTGTATTCGTCTAAATTATCTGGTGGCgaatgtgttatttttaacacaggagtcaatattttctgaagagatattaacaaatttaataaatatttataagcaaatgtgattaaatttaaaataaaatattacacaaagtAAGTGTTTAATTTGGTTTCCAGATATTCTATCCACATTATTCTGTGTAACTTCGGGTGAGTCTAGTCTATCAGATATCATATGTACTCTGGGAATGACAAAGACTTTAATTGTTTCTGTTCCTAACTCTGctaaacctaaaatatttaatttgattttatttgaatttataagtgATAAACATatgactatttttatataccttcAAGTGCGCCATACACTGATGGAAGAGCGGTTTTGTCTGAATTAGTAGCATTTGTAAATACTCTAGTTATACGAGTTTGTACATTGTTTGTTggtgtattaaacattttacaaatttgtGCCATTAAGCGCGAGGCAAAATCTCTCAAAGCCCAATGATTATCAATTTCTGGTCTCATGCACAATTGTTTACTTACAACACAAGTAACAACAGAAGGGATAATTTCATGtagctaaaaaataatgttataattcaattataagaaattatacagtaatatgtaatatgtcattaaacttacatatttttctaaataaagaGCTGGGTTATCCAATAATGCTTTGACCAttctcattaaataaataagtaatgctaaattattttgaacaacaTTTACTTTCACTCCTTCTGCAATAAATGTACACATACGAGGTAACATTTCGTGAAGGCCAGGGTCAGATGCCAAACTTTGAAGAGCTtcctgaaaaaattaattattttaattgtattaaagtttattatgaattaataataaaactattttagattaatagaaagaaagaaaaataaatgtgagcCAGTCAGTCCTAATTATCTAAACACTTTTTActgtgatataataatgtatacaaaaattaaaagatatgccatattttaataattttaatattaatataatctaacTTATGGTaaccatttaaataatcaaaaaaatatttaatgtctagagtcaaaataaaatgcatgtaTTATCTTGTAGCTTTGAAAAAAGAAGCTTAAATACTTCCCCACCCCAAGTCTCAAGAAATCTGTTGATATAACTTTCATTGGAATCGGTCAAGTAGTTTCTATAATTAGCTCTCAACAACATAAATTTGTtacaataatgcatttttgttaattttgcaaaaaattattaaagccATATATTTTCTGGAAGgagttatttacaaataaaattcacaAATCACTGGGAAATTGTAAAAAGTTTCACATAGGAATactgtaatttataacttaataagttgtttttgatcgagaaaaaaaaagagtacTGTTATATGGACcatattgtaaaacaaatttttattaaaatacatacagcTCTTCGAGATTCATCTGACCCAACACAAGCTTCTGTGATTTCCTTATAATAAAGTTGTTGTTCGACTGATAACTCATGAGTTGCCAATTGTTTCACATGAACAGTTTCAACATTACGTAACTTTTGAGCTTTTCTAAACAAAAGCAAcagattttaacattttttttttcatactgactatataattttacccaGTAGATGGTCGTCCAGAAACTTCCTTATCAAtgggtttttttaatttgtttaaaggaTCTACACATTCAAGTTTTTGAACATCTTTGGATACAGAAGGAGGATTTTCTGGTACTGTTGGTTGAACTCCATCAATGGCGAGCCAGTGgcctaaaaatttaatgaaaattaagtagtaaatttttaatcctatgtaataatactaaCATCGAATGCTGATTTCTAAAGGTAGCTTAGCCAAAGGAGCATTAACAAATTCAATAAGATCGATGTCTTTATCATCAATGAAATGCAATTCTCGTCCACCACCTGATGCATATCTAAATGGTACATGTTCTTTAGCATGAAATCCATAAATAggctaaaaatataacaatagtatt contains the following coding sequences:
- the LOC113550985 gene encoding transcription initiation factor TFIID subunit 6 → MGEIEVNYGSTLPTESLKVIAESVGIGNLSDDAAKEISDSATYRLKLVLQESKKFMMHSNRCKLLPSDIDNALKVFGIEPIYGFHAKEHVPFRYASGGGRELHFIDDKDIDLIEFVNAPLAKLPLEISIRCHWLAIDGVQPTVPENPPSVSKDVQKLECVDPLNKLKKPIDKEVSGRPSTGKAQKLRNVETVHVKQLATHELSVEQQLYYKEITEACVGSDESRRAEALQSLASDPGLHEMLPRMCTFIAEGVKVNVVQNNLALLIYLMRMVKALLDNPALYLEKYLHEIIPSVVTCVVSKQLCMRPEIDNHWALRDFASRLMAQICKMFNTPTNNVQTRITRVFTNATNSDKTALPSVYGALEGLAELGTETIKVFVIPRVHMISDRLDSPEVTQNNVDRISGNQIKHLLCKILTPVLKITHSPPDNLDEYKKEFGSVGVQLHAAVCKARITTTTQSTSNQTVTQTNTQSRTVVGRPVVATTSNTGNPQKYVLMSQRPVIAQTPPNKTVYISQQNIKSEFQDPSN